CGCGTGAATCAAAGATTCACGCACTGCAAATCTCTACAGACGCTTCAGCTCAACCGCAGCGACGAACTATCTACAGGGTTAGCGGCAACGTACCCACCAGTCGTCGATGCCGACGACTGGCCCAGCGTGCACTGCAGCGTGAACACGTCGCACCCTCTGCGAATGGCATGGGTCGCGTGGGTGTGCCTGCACCGGTGCGGATGAAGCCGGACCCCAGCCTCTTGGCCCCACTTCGCCATTCGACCGGCGACTGCCTGACGGGTCAGGGGGCCGTCCCGACGGTCAGAAGGAAACAGCCATTCCTCCGCCTCGCCGCGGCCGAGCGACTCGAACAGCGCGAAGGTTTCACGTTATTTAGCGATTGATGTCAGCATGTTCTATTTAAGCATTTGAATGAATGCAGTCAGAGTTCAACGTAAAATCAGTACAGATTTGAAGCAACGACATGCATGTCCACTTCCTCATTCCCTGCTTTGGGGGTCAGATCTCGGAAGCTACCTTCACCAGTTTTGTGAGGTTCATATCCAAAGCACCACTGTGGGACCTGGAGTGGAGTATGGATACTTTGGTTAATGAAAGCCTGATTCCGAGGGGAAGAAATACTCTTGTAGCCAGAGCAATGCACAACACTCGTGCGACTCATCTGATGTTCCTAGATGCCGATATAGGCTTCGATCCAGAGTACATCCAGATGCTCCTTCAGGAGGATGTAGACGTAATTGGAGGTGGCTACCCAAAAAAGAGCCTACCAATCGATTACGTGCTTAATCCAATCAAAGATGGGGAGACTGACGATTCAAAGGCTGAAGTTAAACGCATTGGGACAGGCTTTCTTATGATTAAAAAAGAGGTTTTTTTTCGCATGGCAGAAAGCATGCCAGAACTAAAATATAGCGATGATTGCGGTCTTAACCCTGCAATCAATAAATATCTGTATGCATTTTTTGAATGCGGACTATTTGGGGAAAAAGTTTTCATGAGTGAAGATTGGATATTTTGCAATCGCTGGCGAAAACTTGGAGGGCGCATTTATATCTCGAAGCGATTTGTGTTAACGCACGTAGGAAACTATGCCTTCTCAGAAGCATCTCAGGCCGCTCTGATAACC
This DNA window, taken from Synechococcus sp. LTW-R, encodes the following:
- a CDS encoding tyrosine-type recombinase/integrase — protein: MFESLGRGEAEEWLFPSDRRDGPLTRQAVAGRMAKWGQEAGVRLHPHRCRHTHATHAIRRGCDVFTLQCTLGQSSASTTGGYVAANPVDSSSLRLS
- a CDS encoding glycosyltransferase family 2 protein; the protein is MDTLVNESLIPRGRNTLVARAMHNTRATHLMFLDADIGFDPEYIQMLLQEDVDVIGGGYPKKSLPIDYVLNPIKDGETDDSKAEVKRIGTGFLMIKKEVFFRMAESMPELKYSDDCGLNPAINKYLYAFFECGLFGEKVFMSEDWIFCNRWRKLGGRIYISKRFVLTHVGNYAFSEASQAALITKLCSQSSAPTITTANTTPQTTPSASTSTYTDSNNG